ACTGTCGAGGACGATCACGATTCGTTCGTTTTTCCCGGTCAGCGATGGGATCTCCGGCCTCGCGATGGACAGAGCAATCAGCAGCGCAATGGTCACCGTCACCGCAATCGAGATGATCCTGCGCAGCTTTTCCCACAATGAATGCGACTGCCGCTCGTCCAGGACGCGCCGCCAGAGAATCGATGAAGAAATGAAAACCCGCCGGTGCCTGAGCTTCAGAAAGTACAGCGCGATGATGGTTCCCGCGGTCAATAAGGCAAGCACTGCCGTCTGGAGCG
The genomic region above belongs to Terriglobia bacterium and contains:
- a CDS encoding BatA domain-containing protein, with the translated sequence MNFLTLTPLQTAVLALLTAGTIIALYFLKLRHRRVFISSSILWRRVLDERQSHSLWEKLRRIISIAVTVTIALLIALSIARPEIPSLTGKNERIVIVLDS